A stretch of DNA from Sphingomonas sp. SORGH_AS_0879:
GTCGTCCGGTTGAAGGGCGGCGACCCGTCGATCTTCGGCCGTTCGACCGAGGAGATCGACGCCTGCCGCGCCGCCGGGATCGCGGTCCAGGTCTGCCCCGGCATCACGGCGGCGAGCGCGGCGGCGGCCTCGGGCAGCATCTCGCTGACCCTGCGCGGCCTGTCACGCCGTCTGACCCTGGTCACCGCGCATTTGCGGGAGGGCGAGCCCCTGTCGCTCGACTGGCAGGCACTCGCCGCCCCCGATGCGACGCTGGCCGTCTATATGGGCCGCGCCGCCGCGCCGGAGATCGCACGCCGGCTGATCGCGGCGGGCATGCCGCCCGAAACGCCGGTGATGATCGCGGTGAACGTCTCGCTACCGACCGAAAGGCTGATCACCGGTCGCCTCGACGCGCTGGGCTTCCTGACGCGCACCATCGGCGACAGGGACCCCGCCCTGCTCCTGATCGGCAAAGCGATCGGCGCACGCCGGGCGGGCGGTGGTCTTCACTCGGGCCAATGCTCGACCTTGACAGCCCCGGACGTTCGTTAGCTTCCACGTCGCCCAGGACCACTTGCGGCGGATATCCATCCATCGCCCGATGAGTCATTCAGGCCCCGCCCCCTTCAAGGTGGCGGGGCCTGCAATGTCATTCCTTTATTCGGGCGCCGCCACCGACGACGCCCAATTCCTGCCTCACCTCACTCAACGTTGCAGAAACCTGATGATCGGGGTGATGATCCGGTTCGTCGGATAGGGAAGCGTGAAGCCCTTGGCCGGCACGCAATTGCCCGCACTCTTGGAACCCGAGGCGCAGGCCTTATCCCCTTCCCCGCCGTCACGATCGTTCGAGTCTTTCGCCGTACCGTCGCCGTTCTGGCCATCGGTACCGCCTTGGCTATCACCATTCTGCCGCCGCCCGGTATCATCCTGAGCTCCGGCATTCTGGCCATTCTTGCCGTCCTGCGCGTCGCCACTCTGCTGACCGTTGGCGTCCGTCCGTGTGCCAGTGCCCTGACCGTTCTTCCCGCCAGAAGCGCTGCCAGTCTGCTGACCGTTGGCGTTGGTCTGGCCGCCGGCACCTTGGCCGTTCTTGCCGCCCGAAGCGCCACCTGCCTGCTGACCGTTGGCGTTGGTTTGGCTGCCGCCGTTCAGGCCATTCGTGCCGCCCTTGGCGCCACCTGCCGGCTGACCGCTGGCGTTGCCCTGGGGGGCGGCCCCACCCTGCCCGGCGCCGCCGAAGGGGTCTGTAGCGAACCAGGGAGCCGTGGAGATGGAGTTCGAGCCGCCGGAGATGCCCCCCGCACCCGTGTCGGCTCGGATGACCGGAGGCAATTGGTTGCCCAATGAAGCCGCCTCCTTCACGATTTCCGGGGTCACAGTTCGGCCGCCACCGTCGGTGTTATTGGCGACAATGCTGAACCGGCCATCCACGACGGTGACCGCATAGTTCGGTCCGGCCGAGAGGCTACCCTGCCGGATGACATAGCTGCCCACGCTTTCCCCGGCGTCGCGAACGGCAGTGCCGGTCATCGTATCACCCGTCATCATGCCGCCGGCGGTGACCGTGAAGCTCAGTGCGGGATCGGCCTGCCCCTGCACCTTCGACGCGCTGTTCAGGGTTACGACGACATCGCGCGGCGTGATGAGGCCAAGCGCATTGACCCTGACGACATTATAGTTGCCGCCGCCATTGCCATCATCGAGCGTCCAGTTCGTCACCGCGATCGACCGGTTACCGGCATCCTTGCCGTCGAAGGCCTGCTTCAGCCCGGTCATCTGGTCGCCGGTCACCAGGCCGCTGACCGTCACCGTGCCGTTCGACGCCATCGTACCGTCATAGGCCTTGCGGTCGGCGGTCGCCATCACCGTCAGATCCGTTTTGCGGATCGTGGCGACGCCGTTCGCGATCGGTGCGAGGGTATAGTTGCCCGCATCGGCACCCGCCAGCATGACCCCGAACAGTGTCACCGCCTTGTTGGCGCCGACATTCCGGTCCGCGAACGCCATGTTCGCCGCCACAGCGACACTGTCGCCGTTCACGACATTGCCGAGCGAGCCGATGCTGCCGCTCGCGACGGTCGTGCCGTCATAGACCTTGTCGTTCACCGTGACCGCAGCGGTCAGGGTGCGCTTCGCGATGACGCCCGAGGCATCCTGGAGCGTCAGGGCATAGTTGCCCCCGTCATTGCCGTCCGCCAGCGAGACGTCGACGACCTTGATCCGTCGATTGCCCGCATTCTTGGCGTCGAAGGCCTGGGCGGCCGTCGCGGTGTCGCCCGCGATCAGGCCCAGTACCTGGACGGTGCCCGACGAGGTCGTTGTGCCGTCATAGACCTTGTCCTCGCCCGTTGCGGTCAGGGTCAACCGCGCCCGTGCGACATCCGCGACGCCACGCACCGTCTGGTTGACCAGCTCGTAGTTGCCGAACGTATTTCCATCGAGCGCGTAGCCCGTCAGGTCGACGCTCTTGCCGCTGCCCGCATTGCGATCCGCCAGCGTACCGGTGACGCCGCTGGTGTCGAGCACGACGCCATCGGCCGCCAGCAACGCCTGCGTCATGGCATCCCCGCCCGCCGCGACGAACGTCAGCGTGCCCAGTTGGCTGTGATCGAGCAGCGTACGACCGTCATAGGTCTTCGCACCCAAGCCCGAGCCGACAACCGTCACCGCGCGCGGCGTGATCGTGCCGACATCAGCGGCGGCGCTGTTCGACAGGAGGACATAGTTGCCCGCATCCGCGCCGGTAAGCGCCATGCCGTTCACCGTAATCCGCTTGCCGGTGCCGACATTGCGGTCGGCATAGCTGGCGCCCGCCATGGTCAGGGTCAGGGCGTCGCCCGCGATCACACCATCGATGTTGACAGGCAACAGGGTGGCGGCGGTCGTGCCGTCATACACCTTGCTGACCGTGCCGGTGAGCTGGCCCGTCAGCATCTTCTGCGCGACGGAGCCGTTCGCGACGATCCGGACGACGGCATAGTTGCCGCCGTCATTGCCGTCGCTGATGGTCCAGCGGTCGGCCAGGATCGTGCGGCTGCCCGCATTCTTGCTGTCGAAGGCCTGGGTGGCGGTCGCGGTGTCGTTCGCGACGAGACCGCTGATCGCGACCGTCCCGACCGACGCCGCGGTGCCGTCATAGACCTTGCTGTCGGCCGCCGCCGTCAGCGTCAGCAGTGCCTTGGCGACATTGGCCGTGCCGCTCGCGATGGTGCCGAGCACGTAATTGACGGCATCCGCACCGGACAGCGTCACGCCGTTGACGGTGACCGACTTGCCGATACCGGCATTGCGGTCGACGAACGCGAAGGTCCCGGTGCCGTTCGCCGCGACAGCGTCGCCAGCGACCACGCCAGACAGGCCGGTGATAGTGCCGGTCGCAACCGTCGTGCCGTCATACACCTTGTTCGCGACCTGCGAGGTGACCTGCAGTTCCTTGCGGCTGATGACACCCGCGACCGGGTTGCCGAGGCTGACGGCATAGTTGTTGCCGCCATTGCCGTCCGCGATCGTCCAGCCACCGTTGATCGACAGCGTGCGGTCGCCCGCATTCTTGCTGTCGAACGACTGGGTTGCGTTGACCACGTCGCCCGCGATCAGGCCGACCGCCTGTACCTGCGCCGCCGAGGCGGTCGTGCCATCATACACCTTGCTGTCGGCCACCGCGTTGAGCGCGATCGCCTTGCGCGTGATGGTGCCCGTCCCGTTGCCGGTCGTGCTCAGCACGTAATTGGCCGCGTCTGCGCCACCCAGCGTGGTGCCGGTGAGGGTGACCGCCTTGCCGATACCGGCATTGCGGTCGGCGAACGCCAGCGTTCCGCCCGACAGCGTCACCGTCTCGCCGCTCACCAGGTTCTGAAGCGCGCCGAACGTACCGGTCGCCGCAGTGGTGCCGTCATACTCCTTGGTATCGACCGCGACCGAGGTGGTCAGCACACGCTGGGTGATCGCACCCGCCGCATCGACCAGCGTCACCGCATAGTTGTTACCACCGTTACCGTCGTTGAGCGCATAGCCCGCAGCGACCCGCAGCGTCCGTCCGCCAGCATTCTTGCTGTCGAAGACCTGGCTGGCGGTGACGCTGTCGCCAGCGACCAGACCGTTGGCAACGACCGTGCCGGTCGAGGTCGAGGTCCCGTCATACTGGCGGATATCGCTGACGGCGGTGAGCGCGAGGGCGGCCCTGGCGATCGTCGCCGTGGCCGAGGTCGGCAGCGGGACGAGATTGTAGTTGGCCGCACTCAGGCCCGACAGGGTACCGGTGCCGATCGTCACCGTCTTGTTCGCGCCCGCATTCCGGTCGGCGAACGCCATCGCGACCGAAACCGCGACATCGTCCCCGGCGATCACGTTCTGCAACGGGCTGATCGTGCCGGTAGCCAGCGTGGTGCCGTCATAGACCTTGTCGTTGACGGAAACCGAGGTGGTCAGGTCGCGCTTGGCGATCACGCCATTGGCGTCCTGCAACGTCACCACATAGTTGCCGCCGCCGTTACCGTCGGTGAGGGTGACCCCACCCACCTGCAACAGACGCGATCCGGCGTTGCGGCTGTCGAACGCCTGGGTCGCGGTGACCGTGTCACCGGCGACGAGGCCGGTGACGGCGACCGTGCCGCTCGACGCCGACGTGCCGTCATACACCTTGCTGTCCGCGACGGCCGACAGGGTCAGCTGCGCCCGGGCGACATCCGCAAGGCCCGTGGTCGTGGCGGATGCCAGGACATAGTTGCCGAATACGTTGCCATCGAGCGTGTAGCCCGACAGCGTCACGCCCTTGCCGGTACCGGCATTGCGATCCGCCAGCGTGCCGGTGACGCCGGTCGCGTTCAGCACGACGCCATCGGCATTCATCAGCGCCTGCGTCGCCGCATCGCCATCCGCCGCAAGGAAGGTAAGCGTCCCATGCTGGTTGGTACCCAGCAGGGTCGTGCCGTCATAGGTCTTCGCACCCAGACCGGTCGTCGTCACCGCGATCTGGCGAGCGGTGATCTCGCCGACACTCGCGGATGCGGTCGTGCCCTGGAGCAGATAATTGGCCGCATCCACGCCGTTCAGCGTGATGCCCGACACCGTCACCAGCTTGTTCGCACCGACATTCCGGTCGGCATAAGTGGCGCTGCCCGTCGTCACGGTAACGGCATCGCCCGCGATCACGCCGAGCAGATTGGTCGGCAGCAGCGACGCCGCCGTCGTCCCGTCATAGACCTTGGACACGGTGCCGGTGATCTCGCCGGTCAGCAGCTTCTGCGCGATGGTGCCGACCGCATCGACCTTCGTGACGGTATAGTTGTTGCCGCCGTTGCCGTCGTTGATCGTCCAGGCATTGGCGCTCAGCACGCGGCTGCCAGCGTTCTTCGTATCGAACGCCTGGGTCACGCCGCTGATCGTGTCACCAGCGACCAAGCCGCTGTCGGTCACGACACCGGTCGACGACACCGTCCCGTCATAGGTCTTGCTGTCGGCCGCCGCCGTCAGCGTCAGCGTCGCCTTGGCGACATCGGCCACCGCCTGGAGCGAGGCGTTCGTCAGGACATAGTTGCCAAGCCCGTTGTTGCTCAGGCCATAGCCCGTCAACGTCACGCTCTTGCCGTTGCCCGCATTGCGATCCGCCAGCGTGCCGACGACCGCGCTCAGGTCCGCCGCGACGCCGTCACCGGTCAGCAGCGCCTGCGTCGCGGTGTCGCCATTCGCCAGCACGAAGCTCAGCGTACCGAGCTGCGCCGCCGTCAGGCCGCTCGTGCCGTCATAGGTCTTGGCCGCATTGCCCGTGACGCTGAGCGCGATCTGACGCGCCAGGATCGTGCCGACCGATGCCTGGGTCGAGGTCGATTGCAGCGCATAGTTCGCCGCATCGGTCCCCGCCAGCGCCAGACCCGACACTGTCACGGTCTTGCCCGTACCGACATTCTTGTCGGCATAGGTCGCCCCGGTGCTCGACACCGTCACCACGTCGCCCGCGATGATGCCGTCCAGATTGGCCGCGCTCAGCATGGCCGTGTCGGTGCCGTCATAGGTCTTGCTGATCGGGCCGGTGATCTGCCCGGTCAGCAGCTTCTGCGCGATGGTGCCGACCGCATCGACCTTCGTCACCGCATAGTTGTTGCCGCCATTGCCATCGCTGATCGTCCAGGCATTGGCGCTCAGCACGCGGTTACCCGCATTCTTCGTATCGAACGCCTGGGTC
This window harbors:
- the cobA gene encoding uroporphyrinogen-III C-methyltransferase, producing the protein MDDFPAGSVWLVGAGPGDPDLLTRKAERLIAAADIVFYDALVGPGILALIPDTTEIYSVGKRSGRHSKDQGTIDSLIVAAALSGKRVVRLKGGDPSIFGRSTEEIDACRAAGIAVQVCPGITAASAAAASGSISLTLRGLSRRLTLVTAHLREGEPLSLDWQALAAPDATLAVYMGRAAAPEIARRLIAAGMPPETPVMIAVNVSLPTERLITGRLDALGFLTRTIGDRDPALLLIGKAIGARRAGGGLHSGQCSTLTAPDVR